One Glycine max cultivar Williams 82 chromosome 3, Glycine_max_v4.0, whole genome shotgun sequence DNA window includes the following coding sequences:
- the LOC100787546 gene encoding agamous-like MADS-box protein AGL80, translating into MARKKVDITYISNPTKRKATFKKRKNGLLKKVSEISTLCATEACAIIYSPDEPAKPEVWPSDQGVKSVISSFREVSKLEQSKKMLCQESLLRKNLIKAQEQLKKLKTENRKKEMSLLMSQYFTIENNLENSNTVDLNDNSFLADKNLEEIRMKIDMHQPQEVAPTVEKGGETMYLGDQGLVNYHVQGPETNGDAMPNL; encoded by the exons ATGGCTAGAAAGAAGGTCGACATTACATACATAAGCAATCCCACCAAGAGGAAGgcaacttttaaaaaaaggaaaaatg GTTTGCTCAAAAAGGTTTCTGAAATCAGCACCCTTTGCGCCACTGAAGCATGTGCTATAATTTATtctccagatgaacctgcaaaGCCTGAGGTATGGCCATCTGACCAAGGAGTCAAAAGTGTGATTTCCAGCTTTAGGGAAGTCTCTAAACTGGAACAAAGCAAGAAAATGTTGTGCCAAGAGAGCTTGCTGAGGAAGAATTTAATCAAAGCCCAGGAGCAACTGAAAaaactgaaaacagaaaataggaaaaaagaGATGTCCCTTCTCATGTCTCAATACTTCACAATTGAGAACAACCTTGAGAATTCCAACACCGTTGATCTGAATGATAACTCATTCTTGGCTGATAAAAACTTGGAGgaaataagaatgaaaatcGATATGCACCAACCCCAAGAGGTGGCACCAACTGTTGAGAAGGGAGGAGAAACCATGTATCTAGGAGATCAAGGACTTGTGAATTATCATGTCCAAGGACCTGAGACCAATGGGGATGCCATGCCAAATCTCTGA